The Pangasianodon hypophthalmus isolate fPanHyp1 chromosome 23, fPanHyp1.pri, whole genome shotgun sequence genome includes the window ttttttattgaagcaAATACGTTATCCAACACCTATCACCCATGTGAAAAACTAATTGCCCCCTTAAACCTAAAATCTGGTTGTGCCACCTTTAGCAGCAATAACTGCAACCAAACGCTTCTGATAACTGGAGATCAGTCTTTCACAGCGCTGTGGTGGTTCTGACCCACTCTTCTTTCCAGAACTGCTTTAGTTCAGCCACACTGGAGGACTTTCGAGCATGAACTGCACGTTTAAggtcctgccacagcatctcaattgAGTTCAAGTCAGGACTTTGACTAGGCCACTCCAAAactttaattttgctttttttgagcCATTCAGAGATGGACTTACTCCTGCGCTTGgagcattgtcttgctgcataatCCAGTTGTGCTTGAGTTTCAACTTACAAACTAAAGACTGGACTTTCTCTTTTAGAAGAATTTTCAGTAGAGAGCACAATACATGTTTCCCTCAATTACTGCAAGTTGCCCAGGCCCTGAAGTAGCAAAGCAtcctcacaccatcacacttcCACCACCATGCCGTACCGTAGGTATGACGTTCTTTTAGTGGAATTCGGTGTTTGGTTTACTCCAGGTGTAACAGGGCCCCTATCTTCTAAACAGTTCCACTTTCGACACATCGGTCCACAGAACATTCTCCCAAAATGTTTGAGGATCATTAAGGTGTGTTTTGGCAAAATTCAGACGAGCCTTAATGTTCTTCTGGGTTATCAGTGGTTTTCGCCTCGCCACCCTTCCATGGAAGCCATTTTTGCCCATTGTCTTAGTGATAGTGGAGTCATGAATAGAGACCTTTAGTGATAGAAGAGACGCCTGTAGTTCCTTCGATGTTGTCCTTGGCTCTTCGGTGACTTCCTGGATGAGTCGTCGCTGTGCTCTTGGTGGAATTGAGTTGCTCTTGGAAGGACGGCCACTTCTGGGAAGGTTCACTACTGTGCAGAGTTTTTTTCCAATTGGAGATAATGGATCTCACTGTGGTTCTTTGGATCCCCAGAGTCTTTGTAATAGCTTTGTAACCCTTCCCAGACTGATGTATTTCAATCACCTTCTTTCTCATCATTTCTGGAATTTTTGGAACTTTTGAACCAACGTCATGCTGTTGAAAAAGGTCTGTTTAAGTGTTGATTTGATTGAACAGGGCTGACAGTATTTAATCCAGCTGAACCCCATTATGAATGCAGTTTCATAGATTTGGGGAATTAATAACTACAGGAGCAAATACATTTTCAGGCCTGGCTGGTATTGGATAACTTTTTTGCTtcaataaataacattatcatttaaaaacacacacttacaaaagtatttatttacacttataCTATTTATATGCACTAGTACCTCCATGTGTGCTCTCTGAAGGCAGGCCAGTGGTCAATGGTTCCCTCTAGTATGACTGGCATTTTGGGCTCCAGAAATTCTGATCGAAAACTTTCCAGAGCTGGGCATCGAACCCTCTGTACTGACAGGGCGGGGTTGATTATGGGCTTCGGGATAAACTCTTTCCTAAGTTTCTactgacagagaaaaacagaggtgAGCATAAAGCTTTGTCTGAGGAATGTCCATTCCAGTAAACGTGACACCAATGAAAGATCATGAAAGTCAGATATCAAAAGGATCACCTTAGGACAGGGCTGTTCACTGTCCTCTACTTTGCTAGGAATCGtcactttatttttcagaaCCCCTATGAGTCTTTGCAAAACATTATCCATGATGGAGGCGCCCATTAGCAAACCCATGTCACATGTCTTTATGGCAGCCTGGACCTTGTCTTGTGATGCTTCTCCATGACATGTTCCTACAGCTTTAAACAAGCAGCCGTAGGAGTAAACACGTCTCCACTCCTTGTCCACATCTCGCCATGTCCCTGTGTTGAGCTTCTCCCAGGAGTAATCAATAATCACCTGGGCTTTTTCAATACAATAAGAGCTGAATGAGCTGTACAGCTCCTTCCTGCTGAGCTCTAACATGACCAGCACACTTGGTTCAACTACCTCACTGAACACAAGGGGGAACTCAGTTTCAGTCACAGGCAGCACTGCCATCACATCTCCCCAAACATGAGCCATGACTCCTGCTTTTCACTCTTCAGCAGAAATGAAAGGAGAGGTGTCTGTTCATGGAGTGTAAatcacaaaccacacacacacacacacacacacacacacacacactctaaaaaaACAAGTATTAAAACATGGCACCCACTAATCCTTCAAACATCCGCATGTTTAAACCTCTTCCGAGTCATAAAGACAGTCATGAAATAATTTCGTtcgttaaataataaaaaacaaaacaaaaacaaaaacagaatttgCGATACACGCTCCTGAACAGACTTACTGCGCTACATCGAACACGGTCCGTGCAGAAACCTCGCCTGGACACAGCGTTCCTACCGCCATTTTCTTCCGTAAAGACTAATATCCGTTAAAACCAGATTCTGaaacaatttttaatattatgtcATTACGTCTTCTGTTTTTACTTGGCTTAGAAAGATTTAAGCCTATTTTCCAGAGATTACTGCCGTGGTATTCATGACTTCCTAGTTAAACTAATATATATTGCCAGTGTACTAGACCCCATTCCCATCAGCCTGCTGGAGCATTAAGTTGAGGGAAAAGGATCTcaatttatctcttttttttgccCTCAACACGAGAACACGGTCATTTACCTTCTAGATGACCTGTGAATTCTAATTAAGGGCTTTTTGAGGCATCCAGGAAAAAGCCTCCTGCACATGGAATGAGTTTCACACCAAATGACATTTATAGGTTAATCAGATTGATAGAGTGCCATATGGAGACCTAATCATATAAAGATACTACTTGCAAGCATCCTTGCCCtctttcataaatattcatatgcATATTATATACAGGCCAGAGTATTTATTAAGCAGtatcaaatatttacatttccaaaGTTAGTGatgctcttttttatttaaatgataaatccatttaaatatttaattgctCAGTTTGATGTTGGTTTCTGAGTAAACATGTATTATTAAACCAACAAAGCTTGCTTTGCAATGGTTTGGAATCACTAGCAAGTAATGATAacttattttattcctttctgtCTCCCTATAGTATTCCAGTAATcccaggaagaagaaaaatatttggaTCTTTATTGGTACAATTCTGGGCTGCAGATCTGTCCTACTCTGTGCTCCAGTTATATGAATGAAGAACCTCTTATTTGTTTTGCCTCATGTAAACTTGTGATTCTGAgttctctgggtttttttttttttttttttttttttttaatgcaatacTGGTGGTTAAAATTTGCACAAAGTAGTTAAACATTATGTaacagtttttcagtttttcaataACTGACACATCTGCTATCAGCTCTAAAGCATTGTGCCCACTATCAATGTTAGAATAAGATGAATCATACAATTAAAAACTGAATACTTCATCAGAAAGAATACATGTACAAGGCAAGGATCAGATTAATAGTTAGCTCAAAGCACTTCTGATGTGATCCTCCTTGTAACCTCTAACATAATGTAATCAGGACAAATCATACAATTATGATTTTTCCTGTTTACATTATGTTAGAGGTTGCTAGGAGGATTTGCAaaataagaatttcattgtattgTGTAACTGACTGCTTCCTGTACATATGACAATATACTCTTGAACTTGTTAAAAactttggaaaataataaaaagtacacATACACTTGTCTAAAAAGCAATCAGCACGAAGCGTGTAAGATTTAGGGCACAGCTCAGAAGGACAAGAGATCCCATTCACTTCGAGCTTCTATCATGTTTCTATGAGATGTTACAACAAAAAGATGATCCTGGAAGGAAGCAGGAACAGGATTTGTAACATTGAATAGACCTAGGCCTAAGTGAGTGCATAATCCAGGCTTTGCATCCTGGTTGTTTTGTACAATGCTTTGACAATTATTTCTGCACTGCCAGGTCTTGGTAtcacctgtctgtatgtctcAAGCTCAGGGTTTACCTTTCAGACCTGGAAGACAGCAGCATCAACACACCAGTGTCATGGCAAATGCCATTGTGTTAGAGTGTTACCTACTCTGACACCTGGTGCTGAAATTCTGACAAGATGTTAAGATACGCATGCACTGGCAAGCAAGGGAGACAATTTAATTCTCTATTACATGTGTGTCTGCTTCTGACAAATGAGCCACTCCAAATGCGTGAAATGTTGTGGGGCAGCTGTAACTGCTGACTCGACAGCACTTCCCTGCCCTCTATGACTTTGCCTGTGAATGAGATTCTGTAGACAGCCTTGGCTTCAGGCTATGTTGCACAGCATGTGTTATCTCCCTGCTTTCTCACGTTTTAACATAAAGGATGAAAGCGTTGCTTCTGGTACATGCCATTATTATCCTTTTTATAGCAATTATTCAACATAGTTCCAAGGCTAATTTGAACAACTTCTCATAATAATGATAACTTCTCCctaaattgtttgtttgtacttGGATTGATCCTAAACCTTTAATAAGGATGCCATCAGGAATGATTTTCCTGATTGTTTCCATAATATAATATCACATAATATAAGATCAAAACAATAGTTAAAGTTTTAAATTCTTCTTAGAAGCATAAAATACTCAGAGTCATAATTATAGTGCGTATGCAGGATTATGTTTATTGCTGAAATAAGCTACTAATCTAAAACTGAACCAAAACAAGTGCCATGCTGATTATCTGTATTGCGGTGGTGTAAGAGAtctgccactatctgtatctgtacctGTACCTGTTCTccaaatatcaatatcaatatccgGATTTAAACccgaagtgggcgtggcttagaCCAATTgaattctttcttccttttttgtttgtttgtttgtttaattgacTAAGAACCCTACCACTGGAAACACTGGATTAAAAAACCAGAGGAAGAAATGCCAACACTGTCAGTAGCCTAATTTACCTAAGCACTGTGACTtgctaaggatgaatgaataaacattataaatgcatgttaTAGCTTCCTATAGACTGCTTACTTGCATCCTCATGAAAGTAAAGACCTTTTTTATTGCCTCCCATGGGATCTGGATGCACTCCTCTAGTCTCAGCCAGATGCCCTATGAACATTCTGGCAAGTTTTCTACTTAAGCAATATCTCAcgagcaagagtgcggttatactgaatatctcTTTGCCTGATTTTCAATATAACTGCATGATTACAACTGCAATAttacttttatacaacagttctataaacaagaacttaatatcgagtaactgacatttcggacacaatatggccaaatgttttgtttatttttgctccgctagcagaaatagatccctACACTCACTTTACAGCATGTcggctagctagttagctagatcgcattgatttgtacattcctctTTAAGGTGCTTAAGGTGTAATTggcttcctttcttccttttcatcttgaTCTGaaaa containing:
- the kdm8 gene encoding lysine-specific demethylase 8, whose amino-acid sequence is MAHVWGDVMAVLPVTETEFPLVFSEVVEPSVLVMLELSRKELYSSFSSYCIEKAQVIIDYSWEKLNTGTWRDVDKEWRRVYSYGCLFKAVGTCHGEASQDKVQAAIKTCDMGLLMGASIMDNVLQRLIGVLKNKVTIPSKVEDSEQPCPKKLRKEFIPKPIINPALSVQRVRCPALESFRSEFLEPKMPVILEGTIDHWPAFREHTWSIEYLRAVAGCRTVPVELGSRYTDEEWSQKLLTVNEFIDRYIMGQGEAATGYLAQHQLFDQVPELKEDIRIPDYCCLGEGDEDDITINAWIGPGGTVSPLHQDPEQNFLSQVVGRKYIRLYSPEEREKLYPHQSELLHNTSQVDVENPDVVQFPDFLKASYQECVLEPGEVLFIPKQHWHYVRSLELSFSVSFWWS